CTTCATTTCTCTTCCATCGTGTTTTCTCTTCCTatcatggttttttttttttttttttttttgttaattaacaATTTGTTTCTCATTCACAAAGTCTTGgcaaacttttctttcttatttacaattttcaaaataaactttccatatatgattCATCCTAAAAATTAATGAGATGACATAAGTTAATTGTCATATTTCTTCTATGGATAAAATCAAGTAATAATATAattgtatattaatttaaatatattcatatattaatttataacatacataatataattatataatattttaattaatattgttattataaaatccagaaaatagggtgtTGTGTGAAAATAAACTTAGCCGGGTAAGATTACATCTCTCCtcctttattctttttccttttgaCGTATAATCATCATTCTACTATAGTTTCACCTGTTTCTGTCACTTAAGTCCATATGTACGGAAATGTAAATGTCAGCATATTTCTCTCTATCAGGTGGCCATTTAATTATCCTGACGCGCATGCTGGTAAAATTGTGAAGTGACTGGGCCTGCTCTCCTGCCCTCTGTCCAGTCACGGGACTAGACTATCTCCTGTTGGACTCGTGCGTATAGCTGATCACGTCGCCGAGTTAGGGTCTGCAACGTTGGATCGGTCTGCTCAAGAATAGCTTGATGGGTTTTGACATGTGTTCAGATCCGGGCTCACCTCAGAGTGTAAGAAGCCCCAACAATcatcaaatataaaataaaatataaagattataacaaatttatttaatttattataaatataatatatttatataatttgttCACAATTATATCCATTTATATATGAAGTTAATGACTTTTCTTTTAACTCGATTTCCCACTcattttttgatttattttcaaatattttattaattcatattgaTGCAAATAattctataaatttattttattgaatgttAAAATCCTTTCAGTATTTCTTGATTAGCCTTTTGATATTTAAGATCTTTTGACTGTTAAGAATTCTGGTATTGAATTTTAGTAATATGATTGAGAGGAAGATGGGATTAATAAATCTTTAATGTATTATACAATGAATTTTAAATGCAAGAAGTAACTAGTATGAGAATGATGGATTCAAAGATATCCCAATATTTACTCAAATTTTAAGATGATAGGGCTTGTGTTCAATTTAATGTAATGCTTGTCTTCttctttccctttttctttcttttttttttttttttttctgacttCGGAATGTAACAGAAGTAAGTGTTAGGCAATCAGTGAAAAACTTGATGGACAAGAACTTAACCCAACTAAGATGAAAGTGAAAGGCAGCAGCTGCAGCTCTCGCATTCCACAATTGTAAATGATAATTTTCACCTTTACTTCAAACTATTCTAAGAAAAGAGAACAAGTGAATAAAGAAGCAAACGACATATGGACGATTAAATGGTTGTTGGGGTTTAATTGGGTTGAAGAACAGAGACAAAATTTAGAAGggagtagagagagagagagagtggagGAAGAGGGGTTAAGAGAGATGGTCTCAATAAGGGTAGGTTGGCATTATAATACATTAACGGTcgttatatttaaatttgaacgaaaaatattttaatatacgaTACAAAAAATCCAAGGACTTTTTAACACAAATGTGAAAAATACAGGGACGAGTTGGTGAATAATTACAAATCCAAAGGGATCTCTGGATAATTCAACCATTAATTAAATTCTCCTTGCTTCAATTCAGCATCAATTGATCTGTTATTTTTATGGTAAATATTCAGGTAATTCGTTTTAAATTCaactgaataaattaataattaaaattttaatatttataaaaatcaattcaaatcaattttaatcagaaaattaaattaaatcaaaccgatctgattcaattcaatttgatcaatttaaatttttaataaattttttatttttacactttatttttaatattttaaaatttaattgtaatattttacctttaatataatctaatatctctatattattgaaaataatatattatcactaataaattcaatttgatttttcaaaatttttttatcaaaatcaaatcgaaataaccaaaatttttaaaattacaaaccgaatcgaactgaaataaataaaaaatcaaactaaaatttcaaaataattttattcaatcgGTATTTTCGATTTGAAACGAATACTGCTCCCTTGTTATTTTTTAGTTTGGTTCAGCATCAAATAACCAATTGCACACTTGCAATTTGGTGGGCTTGTGAGTTGTGACATTGAGCTGTCAAATTTTCAATACAAAAGTGCaccaagatttttttttttttttttttttttgaaaggaaaaatctAGTCATTAAAATTTCCAAACATGCCTTACCATCTTATCTAGTGGGTGGTAGACCCACTAGCAAGCAATCCTACCTATAATCCTACTCCAAATTAGATAAAGTACTAATTTACGTCAACACATGCACTAGATTGAttaataaaaagactaaaatttacactataaatatcaaaaatgtCTTCCCTCTTTTTAGAGCAAAACCAAGGGGAATTAAAACATATCCAAAATACAGTACATCCAAGTTCAATATTTAAATCCAAAGCATCATAAagcatttttatttaattctaattcTATAGCCAGTGTCATTGTGATAGCTTCATAAGATTAAAAGCATGGCAATAACAGCTAAACATGAAGTGATTTTCATGCCTCAAAATCTAACGGCTGTTGTCCATGTACCTTGCACACTTGGGTGTTGGGTAACATGTCTTGTCTTTAGTTTTACCACCTTTCTTCCCGTTGAATTCCTTAGCCTGGTTGCTTGCAATAGTACGTCGTCCGGAGTCAAATTCTTCACACAAACCACCCGCTCATTTTTGTTTTCTGTACACATGCAAACAAAAATCTGAAGACGCATTCAAAATGCAAGAGACACATACCATATGCACAAATATAGGGAAGATCAAATGTATCTAGAGGTTCATGTACTCCTCTGCTCCTTAATTATTTTGTTCAATTGAACACAGCTTGTAATGTTATTATgttaaaccaaaaaagaaatactataaaaagattaacaagaaaaaaaatcaatatttattttaatttttaattcttttagctTTAGTCATGTTCTTATTAAtgaatattacaataaaatttcaattaaaaaaaaactgtaaaatctacatagaaaggaagaagaagaccaATCACCCATCTTCCTTAACACCAAATCTCTAGTGCACAATCTCAATCCTGCTGTTACATTTCAGTGCCACCACTAATGAGAAAATGGTTGTCCATGCTTTTCAAGTTAGAAAGGAGGATCAACTAGCACCTCCCACAAATTAGAGAAGGAACGAAAACCTCAAATGGTCTCTGGGGCATCTCTTCCATAGTATAGTGACATAAAATAAAGTTAGCATTGAAATGACCTAAAATGGCTTGTACAGTAGGTTTAGCCTTCTCTGATTTAACTAAGGGATGGCAGGAGCAAGGTGGAAGGATTCTAAGGATAATCAAATTTAAAGACACAAGGGGACATGGCCCTTGAATTTGGGGGAATTAGTTGAAAAAAGGAATGACTCCATGGCAACCTTAGAGAGGTTCACACTGCCAAGAATCATAAGAGATTCAGAAGCAAGACATTTCAGTCTTACGTGGGTTTCCTTTAAAATCTAATTCAGCTATTATCTATTGTCAATTTTGGTAATACTTTTAATCATAAACAATGATCCAATTCAAATAACTCTCTTTTATCATACTTTCCTATATATTTGTCAACCAAACGACGCAAACACAGAGTTCAAGAAAAGTGTGAATGCATTACCTTTATTAATCTCAGATCTTTTGTCCTTTCGACCATTTGAAATTTAAGATTGGAAAGGCAAGTTCCAACAATCTCACATCTTGTTTTGGCCCCTTCTTTACGTATACTGAATTTTAGTTATGTAATAATGATGTGGTGGTGGATGTTGGGTGGAGGCTGAAGTTTCAGTTAGGATTAGTGTTGGATAGAGGTTTTTGTTCTAAAATATTGCATGTTTATAGTAtggttcaaattttaaaaatacatcatAATGCCAATaagtgaaaataataatataatgttaattttatatttataagtaTTGTATATATTATTCATAGGGCTTAATTgttctagaaaaaaaaaattgtaattaactgaacaaaataaattttgaagaaCTTAATTGCACATTTGAGACAAAAGTAGAAGTCTCCAGATGCATTTGTCCATATTAGAAAGAATAAGTGAGATGCACTAAATGCACAAATACATTTCCTTGCTCCcacaaacatatatataaaagagaGAAAGCGTACTATAAAAAGCCTTCAAGAATGGATGCTGCCCTCGATTGAGCTCAGTAATCAACTCTAGCTgagcatttccttctttaaATGCTGGCAGATGTGACTCCATAAATGCCCTGCCACATTTGATAACCAGCAATATTGGACAAGGTATTCAAACCACTAGACTTTGAAACATTATGGTTCATATCCATGACTAGCATCTATTTGGTAGTAAAATGCCTTGCAATTCCATAAACCATTTGGCACGGAAGACAAGAATCACCTACTAGCATGAAGGATATATAGGCTTGAATGTTGGTATTTTGTCTCACCAATTTATGACGTGTATAACCAATCATCAATACTTGGCTATCTATTATTCATTACTTGTATTGATACAGGATAAGAACGAACATCCAAATTGAGAGACGGATAAAGAATTACAGGATAAAAATGAACATCAATAATAAGAGATAGGTACAAGCATATAGGTCCCATACAGAGAGTTTTCCCCTATTATTGGactattagttttatttttcaccCTTCTAAGTTACAGATCCTCATACATGTAATCATAGATTCTCTGTTATTATTGCAAATTTATTCTGGTGCCTACTTTAGCCAAAACATGAACTTGACCTACTTAACAACTTCATCATATCTATTACCAATTAAGGCATGTCAAACCAGGATTGCCAAGATGATTCCAGAAGAAATATGCAAGTATCATGCAAAATCAATCATCTGCCAGTGTACTGTGTACGACTGCCCTAACAGGTGGTTGAGTAAGCAACTATATTGCCTCAAAGTATTGAGTAAGCAACTATAATGTGTACATCAACGTCTTTAAAATTCCAATCAAAGTGAAAATAGAAGACAGATTTACTGAACCTCTCAAAACTAAATTGAAGGTGCAAAATTTACGTGAGACCTCAGTACCTGCTTGCAAAGACATTATTTAAGTAGTAAATAGTACTTAGATCACCAATAAGAAAAAAATCACCACATTTCCTCTCCACCAACGGATTGTTTTTCCCAAGCCATTGTAACATTTAGTTGGCAAGATCTGACTAAGGATCAGTATGTAAAAAGTCGTAAACTTTTAGTTGCTTTTTTTTTCTAGCCATTGTAACACTTGAAAAAGGTAGATAGAAACTGATCCATCATAGTACAAAGTTGTTCTACTACAAATAAAAGCATTTTTTTATAGAATACTAATTACTAAAAGCAATTCTATCAAGCAAAGACTAACACAACAGAATGAAATATGATGAGTTTCCATAGGATTACACAAGTAACTTTAAGTTTGAGATCAAAGACATGGAAATTTACCACACATTCACTGCAACACAGTACATTTTAATATCAACATATAGAACAATTTAATATCAACATATCAAGCAAATAATTTTGCATCCAAAAAAAAAGAATGGTTTAGCACTTAATTGTTGAATAAGCATCTACAATTCTACCTTCTCAATCCCTCCATAAGGAATCATGCATTTTACTAAGTTTTAATTATAAGTAAACAAAAGATTGAAAATGGTACCTGATGCCCCTACTACTTCCTCCCCAGTCACAGTAGCTCACTATCAGCTTTTGAAGTTGCCACACGCCTTTCAAAGCCATCTAAATTCAAAGATAATGAGCTAATGACAAAATGGAGACATATGAAATACGGGGAAATGAAGGAAagacaattaaatttaaaaagaaaaaacaacttTATGCCAATCAGATAAAGAAGGGAAGGGAAAACTGTAGTGGAACCGGCACGTGCGGGTGCACGAGCAATCATCAGGTAGAGAAAATATGGAAATTAGAGGGAGCTCCCAATGATTTACATGCTCAACAACTTATAAACAAGAGCATCAAAGATCCATATCATGGTAAACAAAGAGACCcatcaaaataatatatcacAATAAAATAATGAGAACATTAGAAAAAAATTCTCCAAAAACTAAAGTCTTTCATGATTGGTATTTTagctaaaaacaaaaactaAAGTCCCACATATCCAAAGTCTCAAACCAAAAGACACCCAATTTGCCTCAGATTTATCGCTGAAAATCAACTAACCGAAATGAAATTAAAACGAGCAGCAGTGAGGGTGCGACTCCTTAGCAGCAGTGATGGAAGAGCAGCAGCTGGTTGGGAAGAGCGTCAAGGGAGGACAATACTCTCTGCGCAGCTGTGTGACATGTGTGAGACGAGGGAGAGGTGAGGGAGAGGGAGCTGGTGCCTGGCGGTGTTGAGGTAGGGCGCTTGGTTTTTGAGTTTTGGTTGAAAAAGTGACAATCCCATTTATAATCAGGGATATAATTGAACCGAGTTGAGCCGAGTCTTATAAAGCtcaagctcgtttattaaaaaaatttggaAGGTCGAACTCGGCTCGTGAGTTACATGTTAAAACCGAGCTCGGTTTGAGCTCGACTCATGGAAAGCccgtttaatataatataataacgaGCCTAATTTGAGCTTGGTTCGACAAGTTTGGTTAAAAAGCTCGTTAACAAAGCTCAAGCTCGAACTCAAGCTTGAAATTAAAAAGCTAGTCTTGAGCTCGAGCTCGGACTCCAATTAACAATTACAAATTATTTTCGGCACACTTTAATTGGGCTTTAGTCACTATGAatataaataacataaaaaaagaaagttaaCACGTTAAAAAAAGATTACATAAACACAATtcataagaaaataatataaataaatataaactaaaCAATATAATACAAAAAACACACA
This Manihot esculenta cultivar AM560-2 chromosome 6, M.esculenta_v8, whole genome shotgun sequence DNA region includes the following protein-coding sequences:
- the LOC110618056 gene encoding 54S ribosomal protein L51, mitochondrial: MALKGVWQLQKLIVSYCDWGGSSRGIRAFMESHLPAFKEGNAQLELITELNRGQHPFLKAFYKNKNERVVCVKNLTPDDVLLQATRLRNSTGRKVVKLKTRHVTQHPSVQGTWTTAVRF